The nucleotide window GAATGTGCAGCACCTGGACAGCTTGAACGACGTGGTGGGCGGCATTGCCGGAATCCGCGTGCATGAAACGCTACCCGACACTTTTTTTGACCAAGCCGACGAAGTCGTGATGGTTGATACGCCCGCTGACGAACTGATCGCCCGCCTGAAAGCGGGAAAAATCTATATAGCCGAGCAGGCCGAGCGCGCCGGTCGGAATTTCTTTCGCAAGGGCAACCTGATTGCCCTGCGCGAACTGGCGTTGCGCCGCGCCGCCGACCGGATTGGGGAGGACGTACAGGCGTATCGCGCCAACCATGCCATCGGTCGCGTGTGGAAAACTGAGCAGGCGTTGCTCTGCTGTATCGGCCCCGAAGAAGGCGGCGACTATATTATTCGCAGCGCCGCCCGCCTGGCGCAGCAAATGGCAACTGTGTGGCATGCGGTCTATGTTGAAACCCCAGCGCTGCAGCGCTGGGATAACGCGCAGCGCGAACGCATTCTTCAAACGGTCAGGCTAGCTCAAAACCTGGGGGCTAAAACAACCGTTCTTTCGGCCCAGGATATCCCGGCAGCGTTGGTCGACTATGCCAGGCAGCACAATTTATCCAAATTTCTGATCGGACGCAGCCAGACGCGGCGCTGGTGGCGAGGCCCCGGTCTGGGGCAAAGAATTGCCGCGTTGGCCTCCGACCTGGATCTGGTTGAAATCGGCCAGGCCCAAAACGCCTCGCCCGCTCCAGCTCCCAAAGCGCGTAGCCTGAACCCGGCCTACCCGCTGACGCGTTACGCCTGGGCTGCCGCCATTTGCGCGGCAACCACCCTGGCCGTCTTGCCGTTGCGCTTCGCACTGGATCAGACCAACATCGTCATGCTGTTCCTGCTGGCGGTGCTTGGCATAGCCATGCGCTTCGGACGCGGCCCGGCCATGCTGGCGGCTTTTTTCAATGTTGCCGTCTTCGACTGGTTTTTCATACCGCCCCTGATGTCGTTCTCGGTATCGGATGTGCAATACCTACTGACATTCGGCGTCATGCTCGCAGTCGGTGTCATTGTGGGCCAGCTCACCGCAGGATTACGTTTCCAAGCGCGCATTGCCCGGCATCGCGAAGCGCGTTCGCGCACCCTATTTGAAATCGCGCGCGATTTGTCGAGCGTGCTGGTTACCGAACAATTAGTAGATGTGGCCGAACAGGCCATTGCCCGCGAGTTCCGGGCGCGCGCCTACATCTTTATTCTGGACTCCAACGACAAGCTTCAACCTCCGCCGCCGAACACCGGCGAGGCCAGTCCGGAACTCGGCGCCGCCAGCTGGGTGCTGAACACCAATGAACCGGCAGGCCTTGGAACAGATACCCTACCCGGCAGTCAGTGGCTTTACCTACCGCTTAAAGCACCCATGCGCGCGCGCGGCGTATTGGCGATTTGCCCCGAACAACCCAGGCTGTTGCTGGTGCCCGAGCAGCGCGAGCAGCTTGAAACGTTCGCCGTGCTGACCGCCATCGCGCTGGAACGGGTGCACTATGTGAAAATTGCGCAGCAGGCTACGTTGCAAATGGAGTCCGAACGATTGCGTAATTCGCTGCTTTCCGCCCTATCGCACGATCTTAGAACACCCTTGGCGGCCCTTTATGGCATGGCCCAAATGCTGGAGGCCAGTTCCAGCAGTCTGCCGGTCAAAGCCGTAGAAACTGCCCACGCCATAAGCGAAAGCGCACGCCGCCTGAACGCCATGGTCGACAACTTGCTGGACATGGCCCGTCTGCAAAGCGGTGCCGTACAACTGAACCGGCAATGGCAGCCCGTCGAAGAAGTCGTGGGCAGCGTGCTGCGATCCATGGATACCGTCTTATCCAACCATACTGTCGTCACCCAGCTGGCCAGCGACCTTCCGTTGGTTTACATTGACGCAGTACTGATTGAACGTGTTCTTTGCAACCTATTGGAAAATGCCGTGAAATATACCCCGTCCGGCAGCACCGTAACGATCTCGGCCTCTACCTACAATGAACAACTGCTGGTCACTGTTTGCGATAATGGCCCCGGTCTACCTTCCGGCCGGGAAGAGTCGCTATTCCAGAAATTCACTCGCGGGCAACAAGAGTCTCCCACACCCGGAGTGGGGCTGGGGCTAGCGATCTGCAGAGCCATCGTCGAAGCGCACTCAGGCCGCATGTGGGCCAAGGCACCCTCGATACCTGCCTCCAGCGCGCCCAGCAGCCTGAGCGTCAAAGGAACCGGAGCCCGATTCTGTTTTTCTTTGCCGCTTGGCACGCCGCCCAACATGCTTGCCGATCCCGAAGCCAATCAGGCCCTGACGGCGCCAACCTCATGAGCGAGCCATTGCTGACCGCCCTGATTGTCGAAGACGAACCGCTTATCCGCCGCTTTGTCCGCACCTCCCTCGAGGTGGAAAGCTGGCAGGTGTTCGAAGCCGATACATTAAAAAGAGGGTTGATCGAAGCCGGCACGCGCCGGCCCGACTTGATCATTCTTGACCTGGGCCTGCCGGACGGCGACGGCCTGAACTACCTGAACGACTTGCGCGCCTGGTCGACCACCTCAGTCATAGTGCTGTCCGCACGTACCGGCGAAGCCGACAAGATTGCGGCGCTAGACGCAGGCGCGGACGATTATCTGACCAAACCCTTCGGCATGGGCGAGCTTCTGGCGCGCGTGCGTGTCGCCATGCGGCGCAGCCATTCCACCAAGACGGGCCATCACCGGTTTGTATTCGGCGGCGTCGAGGTCGACTTCACCACGCGTCAGGTGCGGCGCGACGGCGAACTAGTGCATTTGACCCCTATTGAATACAGGCTTTTAAGCGTACTTATCGCGAATGTCGGCCGCGTACTTACGTACCGGTATCTACTGCATGAAGTATGGGGGCCTACGCAATCGGAAAACACGCATTACCTGCGCGTGTATATGGGGCATTTACGGCAAAAACTGGAACTAGACCCCACCAGGCCCAAGCATTTGATAACAGAAACCGCGGTCGGCTATCGAATGCTGACTGAATAAATAATAAGCCGCCATAAAAACCGGCCATAAATTATTTATATTTCTATATAGAAAAACAATAAAGAAAATATAAAACCTGTTGTTTATTTATATAAATAATTCAAGTAGCAGCATAAAATTTATAAAAAAAATATATCCATTTAGATACGATAGCGATTCTGCATCACCAAATTAATTCAAAATCGTTTTCCAATAGGATATATCAGTAATGAACACAAAAATCGCTCTCGGCGTACTTTCCCTAAGCCTGCTTGCGGCCGCCGCTCAGCCAGCCGTTGCGCAACCGAACGCCGCAGCCAGCCGCTCATCCGTCTGGGATGACATCACCCTCATCGGCAACATCGGCCTGGCCAGCCAGTACCGCTATCGGGGCTTGATGCAAACCAATAATAAGCCGGCGATCCAGGGTGGCTTCGACCTTTCCCACACCAGCGGTTTATATATAGGGAACTGGAATTCGAATATCAGTTCGCTGTCGGATTCGAACTCTGACGTATCCACCCCGATAGAAATGGATTTTTATGGTGGTTACAAAGCGGAGACGGCATTCGGCATGACTTTCGATGTTGGCGCCATTGCTTATTATTATCCGGGCGACTACCCCGATGGCCTCACCAGCCCCGATACGACAGAATTCTATGCAGGCATAGGCTACGGCCCGCTGGCTTTCAAATATTCGCATGCACTCACCAATCTGTTCGGCGTTGCCGGCAGTAAAAACAGCCAGTACTATGATTTGTCAGGCAGTTTCCCCACCCCATTCTGGGGCCTAGCAGTCAATGTTCATGCAGGTCATCAGCGAGTGCGCAATTTGGAAGATGGATCGTATACGGACTGGTCAGTCGGCCTGAAGCGCAGTTGGGACAATGGCTTTGCCGTCACGTTGACCTATATGGACACCAATGCCGATGAAACTGTGTATACGAATGCTAAGGGAAGATACATCGGGAAACAGACAGTCATCGCGCAACTGTCAAAATCATTCTAATCATGAAAAATACGAAATTTTTATATTACCTATAAGTATTTTTTCACTATTTATATATTGCTAATCCTATACTTATTTCGTGTATAACAACGGAAATAAAAAGTGTGCCGATTAAATCGGCACCTCATATTTAGTATAGAATGCAAGTAAATATCCCCGGCAAAGCGGGGGGCTTTAGTTTGTGAGCCGCTCAAAGATAATCTGAATAAGCCAGTTTTGATAACCGATTACGGTTGAGTCGCCGCAGGTTTCTCCGAAAACCCATTCAATTTTCACAACATGGAACAAAACCCCTAAAAACTACGGTTTTGCCCCGTCTCTGGCCTGAATGCAGGCCATTTTACGCTTTTTTGGCGCAACCTATCCCATGGCTGTGGCCAGTTTCTTTCTGATCATCCACAAATTCGCCAATGCAAAGAGTGTCTTAATCTGTGCCGTGTTCTTGGCCAGGCCTCGGTAGCGCACCTTCGTGTAACCGAATTGCTGCTTGAGAACCCGGAAGGGATGCGCAATGCGGCGGACGCACTCTTGCAAAGAGGCGTGCATCCGCTTGACCGCGCTGGGCTCGGCGGCAATGTACCAGTCCACTTCCACGTCCAGGTTCTCTTTGCGCTTGGCCGCCCCCGTGTAGCCAGAGTCAGCAAAGACATCGGTCTCTTCTCCGTGCAGCAAAGCGTTCATCTGGGTCACATCGTTTGCGTTCGCCGCTGTGCCCGTGACGGTGTGCACCAAGCCGGACTCGGCATCCACTCCGATATGCGCTTTCATTCCGAAGTGCAGCTGATTGTCATTCTTGGTCTGATGCATCTCCGGGTCACGCTTGCCCGAGCGGTTCTTCGTCGAGCTCGGTGCCGTGATGATCGTCGCATCCACGATCGTGCCGTGGCGCAGCAGCAAGCCTTGCTCGCCCAACATCGCGTTAACCTCAGCGAGCAGCCATTCGGCCAGGTGGTTGCGCTCCAACAGGTGGCGAAAGTTCAAGATCGTCGTCTCATCGGGCAGACTACCGTGCGTCAAGCTCAGGCCTGCAAACTGGCGCAACGGCGTGATGTCGTAGAGCGACTCCTCCATCGCCGGATCCGAGAACGCAAACCATTGCTGCATGAAGTGAATACGAAGCATCGTATCCAGTGCGTAGGGCCTGCGACCGTTACCCGCCTTGGGTACACCGGCTCAATCAGTGCGGTGAGCTGCGCCCAAAGCACGACTTTATCCATCTCGGCCAAGAACACTTCGCGGCGGGTGCGCGTGCGTTGACTGGCAAATTCGACCTCAGAAAAGCTGATTTGTTGCTTGGCGTGGCAAGGCATAAATGCGGTGATGATCGATGAACTCCATTTTACCCGACGGACACTTGATCAGAGTTTCCCTAAGCACCGCTTCCCGGCCATTGCTTGCCGTGATACTGAGGCGCAATATCCCTCGTTCCAAGCAATAAAATCCATCTGAATTGGAGCCATAAGTGAAGAGCGTACTTCTTTTCGGCACTCGAAATAGCCGCGCGTGAGTGCTCAATGCCTTTTCCAATTCAAGCGATAGAAAACTGTGACTTGGGTTTCCGAGGTGAAATTCTGCTTCCTCAGCCAGCTTTCATCACCTCTTGGCCAGGAGACGCGCTGTACGTTGTGAGTGTGCAAAACCGCAACTCTAATGAGCCCCTTAGTAAGGAGCAATAATCTATAGCTAGTCTGTTTATTCATGCGTGCTAAAGGCGTTTTAGCGGCGTCGGCTCAAGTCAAGATCAGCATCAAGGTTCACCGGTCTTCGTCACAACTAGGCCATTACGAATGCCGTGCGCAATACGAACCATCGCAGCAATATCCCCACTACCTTTCAGCAGTTCTGGGGCCATTCCTTGGCGTTTCATTTGAATTTTCTGCGTGCTAAAGCCCGATGGGATAGCCAGCAACTTGCCGCTTTCTAGCGCGATGCTAATCCAGTATGTCCAGCCACGGTCGGTACGACGATGGTGATTAGATTCTCCTTCGAATAACACGTCGCCGGGAAGCAGCTCCTCGTCCCCAATTTTTAGATAAGGACCCGGAATATCAGTTGCGCCTGCGACATTTACTGGTTGCGGTAGGGCTTCATCGACGCGGATAATTTTCGCCCAGTAGCGGCAACGGTGGTCAAAAGGACAAATTTCTACAGAATGGGATTTCATTAAATTTTTCTCAGTTAGTTAGTCGCTTCCGGATGGCGGGTTGCCGTCCTGCAATGTCTAGCGATCAAGTGAAAAATCTAAAATCCTCGTCCGTTGTAGGCGTAGCGTTAAGGCGTGGGTTAACGGCGTGTGTAATTGTCGGGGTGTCGTAGTCGTGACCGATCATGGCTTTTCGAAGCTCCAGAAGTAATGAGGAACCTCGTAAAGCAACGGTATTTATATGTTTCAGGTGAAACGAGCATTAATTACATATTGTTTCAACTTGGATGGGAGGACGACGGATAAGGCTAAAAGAAGTCAATACACCGGACACTAGGCGGCTTTGCGCAGCGCCTGGTGGCACGGCAGAAAGCTAGGTGGCTTTCGGTGTCAATTTTCCACCGAGACTTCTCTGAAATGAAACCTTTACTTGACCTGGCCACGCTGGCTGAACTTCTTGGGCGTAGCCCAAACACAATTAAACGCGACCTGCGGCGTAATCCGGATGCCGTGCCTCCCCGTTTAATATTGCCCGGCACGAAACTGCTCCGGTGGCGCGAGGAAGATGTCGAGGCTTGGCTGAAATGTCATGTGTCGCGACGTTCTCATACGGATAGGAGGTTCGCATGAACGGACTTCCGTTGTCTAAAAGCCAACTGGATGTTGCGCATGTACTCTCCACGCAGCCTCCTGAGCCCGACCATGTCCTGCCAGGACTCCCTGTGGGGGCCGTGGGTGCCCTAGTAGCGCCGGGAGGGACGGGTAAAACCATGCTTGCCCTGCAGTTGGCCATTAGCCTTGCTACCGGTCAGCCTTCTCCTCTTCAATTTAGTGCGGGACCGAAGCGTCAGGAGCCCACCACGGTTGTACTGATCGCTGCAGAGGAAACGGGGGGTGAGATGCATCGACGTCTGTTTTACTTGGTTAATGCTCTCTCCCCCGTGGCAAATACCGTGAATGGGGGAGAGCGGCGGCGTGAGTATCATGACTTGCTTCAAAAGCACCTTCGGGTCTATTCCTTGGCCGGTCGCTCGCGGCTGAGGTTGGATGGTGACGAAAGCGCAGAGCCTAGCATTCAGGCTTTGAAGGAAGTCGCAAAGGGAGCCAGGCTTCTGATACTTGACCCGATGCGCCAAATTCATGGAGGCGATGAAAATGACTCTTGGGCGATGACATCCTTGGTGCAAGCGTGCCAGAGCATTGCTCACCAGAGCCATTGCGCCTTGCTCTTGACGCATCACACTACGAAACATGCGACGATGAACGGCCTTGGGGACCAGGCGGGGGCATCCCGTGGGTCCGCGGCGTTGACCGATGCCGTGCGCTGGCAGGTCAACTTGTCGCGGTTGGATGAGAAGTTGGCTAAGCAGTACGGCATTGAGGTTGACGGGCCTGCGCATCATATCCGTGCAGACCTGGCCAAAGCGAATTACTTGGCAGCGCAGCCCCCACTTGTTTTTCGTAAAGGTGAGGGTGGGGCGTTGGAGCTTCGTACAGCACTAATAAAAGTGCGTAGGGGACGGGCATGAGTCGCGTGGATGTCGTGCGCGTCGATAGTGCCCTGGGTTTTAATCAGGTGTTTCGGCCTCTTAAACGTGTCGCACATGGCAAAAGGCCGAAGCTTGACGTCGAGTTTCCCTGGAAGGGTGCGTCGATTCGGTTTAGCGCGCCGAACCAACTCGATATTGGGGACCAGGCTGTGTTGCTGGCTGTACTGCAAGTCGTGCAGGAGCACGCTAAGGAGGCGTGCTTGCGTGCGGAGCAGACCGGGTCTTCAAGATTAGAGCGGTTACTTGAACTGTCCGGAACGAAGTTTGGCGAGACACATGTCTTGGTTGAGGTGAGTTTACGTCAATTGGCTAGGCTCGTGAACGATTCAGGCTGTGCAGGTGGTTCATCGACTGCGCGTATTCAACAAAGCCTGGTGCGCCTTGCCGAGACCACGGTGTGGTTAAAGGAAGGGAAGACCTGCGGCAGCTCTCGACTTATTGGTTGGGAGGTTGGTGATGAAAAGAAAGTGGCTCTTACCGTGAACTGGCGGCTTGTCGGTGCGCTTCTTGGGCATGCATATTCAAAGGTGTTGATGACTGAACGCTGGATGTTGCCCGGCGAATTACCCAAAGCGCTCCATTTTGTCTTGTCGTGTCAGTTGAAGCCCGGCGTGAAGCGCCAGTATGGCCTAGAGACTTTGCAGCGACTGCTTTGGGGTGACGTGCCGACCGGTGCCGCATCGCGTCAGCGTCGCGTGCGTTTACTCAATGCGGTAAGAGCGCTGGGTGGCCTTGAGGGGTGGTGCGTTTTGGTTAAGGGCTCTTTAGTGGAAATTACTCGCAAGCAGATCTCTTTTGCAACGTGATGAAAAGACTGTTTGTGGGCCAAGGTGCGTCGTATCTGTCACACAAGCGCGTCATATCTGTCACGAGAGTACGTCATTTCTGTCACGGTGTAATTTGGTAAGTCCTTTATCCATGCGGGTTTCAAGCGGTTTTCTGAGTTGGTAA belongs to Castellaniella sp. and includes:
- a CDS encoding TorF family putative porin gives rise to the protein MNTKIALGVLSLSLLAAAAQPAVAQPNAAASRSSVWDDITLIGNIGLASQYRYRGLMQTNNKPAIQGGFDLSHTSGLYIGNWNSNISSLSDSNSDVSTPIEMDFYGGYKAETAFGMTFDVGAIAYYYPGDYPDGLTSPDTTEFYAGIGYGPLAFKYSHALTNLFGVAGSKNSQYYDLSGSFPTPFWGLAVNVHAGHQRVRNLEDGSYTDWSVGLKRSWDNGFAVTLTYMDTNADETVYTNAKGRYIGKQTVIAQLSKSF
- the kdpE gene encoding two-component system response regulator KdpE, with protein sequence MSEPLLTALIVEDEPLIRRFVRTSLEVESWQVFEADTLKRGLIEAGTRRPDLIILDLGLPDGDGLNYLNDLRAWSTTSVIVLSARTGEADKIAALDAGADDYLTKPFGMGELLARVRVAMRRSHSTKTGHHRFVFGGVEVDFTTRQVRRDGELVHLTPIEYRLLSVLIANVGRVLTYRYLLHEVWGPTQSENTHYLRVYMGHLRQKLELDPTRPKHLITETAVGYRMLTE
- a CDS encoding IS5 family transposase (programmed frameshift) gives rise to the protein MPCHAKQQISFSEVEFASQRTRTRREVFLAEMDKVVLWAQLTALIEPVYPRPGNGRRPYALDTMLRIHFMQQWFAFSDPAMEESLYDITPLRQFAGLSLTHGSLPDETTILNFRHLLERNHLAEWLLAEVNAMLGEQGLLLRHGTIVDATIITAPSSTKNRSGKRDPEMHQTKNDNQLHFGMKAHIGVDAESGLVHTVTGTAANANDVTQMNALLHGEETDVFADSGYTGAAKRKENLDVEVDWYIAAEPSAVKRMHASLQECVRRIAHPFRVLKQQFGYTKVRYRGLAKNTAQIKTLFALANLWMIRKKLATAMG
- the repC gene encoding replication protein C, IncQ-type translates to MSRVDVVRVDSALGFNQVFRPLKRVAHGKRPKLDVEFPWKGASIRFSAPNQLDIGDQAVLLAVLQVVQEHAKEACLRAEQTGSSRLERLLELSGTKFGETHVLVEVSLRQLARLVNDSGCAGGSSTARIQQSLVRLAETTVWLKEGKTCGSSRLIGWEVGDEKKVALTVNWRLVGALLGHAYSKVLMTERWMLPGELPKALHFVLSCQLKPGVKRQYGLETLQRLLWGDVPTGAASRQRRVRLLNAVRALGGLEGWCVLVKGSLVEITRKQISFAT
- a CDS encoding DUF4118 domain-containing protein: MNNPRRDPDALLKQLRDDESQAARGKLRIYFGASAGVGKTYAMLNAALKRRAEGLDVVVGIVETHGRAETAAQIGALEILPAQQMDYQGRSLPEFDLDGALKRRPDLILIDELAHSNVAGSRHPKRWQDVEELLDAGINVYSTLNVQHLDSLNDVVGGIAGIRVHETLPDTFFDQADEVVMVDTPADELIARLKAGKIYIAEQAERAGRNFFRKGNLIALRELALRRAADRIGEDVQAYRANHAIGRVWKTEQALLCCIGPEEGGDYIIRSAARLAQQMATVWHAVYVETPALQRWDNAQRERILQTVRLAQNLGAKTTVLSAQDIPAALVDYARQHNLSKFLIGRSQTRRWWRGPGLGQRIAALASDLDLVEIGQAQNASPAPAPKARSLNPAYPLTRYAWAAAICAATTLAVLPLRFALDQTNIVMLFLLAVLGIAMRFGRGPAMLAAFFNVAVFDWFFIPPLMSFSVSDVQYLLTFGVMLAVGVIVGQLTAGLRFQARIARHREARSRTLFEIARDLSSVLVTEQLVDVAEQAIAREFRARAYIFILDSNDKLQPPPPNTGEASPELGAASWVLNTNEPAGLGTDTLPGSQWLYLPLKAPMRARGVLAICPEQPRLLLVPEQREQLETFAVLTAIALERVHYVKIAQQATLQMESERLRNSLLSALSHDLRTPLAALYGMAQMLEASSSSLPVKAVETAHAISESARRLNAMVDNLLDMARLQSGAVQLNRQWQPVEEVVGSVLRSMDTVLSNHTVVTQLASDLPLVYIDAVLIERVLCNLLENAVKYTPSGSTVTISASTYNEQLLVTVCDNGPGLPSGREESLFQKFTRGQQESPTPGVGLGLAICRAIVEAHSGRMWAKAPSIPASSAPSSLSVKGTGARFCFSLPLGTPPNMLADPEANQALTAPTS
- a CDS encoding helicase RepA family protein; the protein is MNGLPLSKSQLDVAHVLSTQPPEPDHVLPGLPVGAVGALVAPGGTGKTMLALQLAISLATGQPSPLQFSAGPKRQEPTTVVLIAAEETGGEMHRRLFYLVNALSPVANTVNGGERRREYHDLLQKHLRVYSLAGRSRLRLDGDESAEPSIQALKEVAKGARLLILDPMRQIHGGDENDSWAMTSLVQACQSIAHQSHCALLLTHHTTKHATMNGLGDQAGASRGSAALTDAVRWQVNLSRLDEKLAKQYGIEVDGPAHHIRADLAKANYLAAQPPLVFRKGEGGALELRTALIKVRRGRA